One window of Alteromonas sp. LMIT006 genomic DNA carries:
- a CDS encoding stress response translation initiation inhibitor YciH (involved in start site selection during the initiation of translation) encodes MSDNLVYSTATGKITPQKVTPEFTGDGIIRITRETKGRKGKGMTVVTGINPLTHDLKTHCKKLKQLCGCGGAVKKQNIEIQGDVRSQAKQYFEALGLTVKLAGG; translated from the coding sequence ATGAGCGATAACCTTGTATACAGTACTGCAACCGGCAAAATAACGCCCCAAAAAGTTACACCAGAATTTACCGGTGATGGCATTATTCGCATTACTAGAGAAACTAAAGGCCGCAAAGGCAAAGGTATGACGGTAGTGACTGGCATTAACCCTCTCACTCATGATTTAAAAACCCACTGTAAAAAATTAAAACAATTGTGTGGTTGCGGCGGTGCGGTAAAAAAGCAGAACATTGAAATTCAAGGTGATGTCCGCAGCCAAGCCAAACAATACTTTGAAGCACTTGGTCTGACTGTGAAACTTGCAGGAGGGTAA
- the pheA gene encoding prephenate dehydratase gives MSQNTPLADLRDAISALDNELLALLAKRQGFTNQVAQTKIAHNIPVRDPVREEQLLIKLIQAGQQHGLDPHYITKLFHVIIEDSVLNQQALLSAKANPELSAPLQRVAFLGDKGSYSYLATQKYFSRRAGELLEIGCDSFAEIIQKVETNQADYAVLPIENTSSGSINEVYDQLQHTRLHIVGELTHPIRHCLLIPCATKLSDIKTLYAHPQVFAQCSHFLANLNDIEVIPADSTSAAMLKVAELNDPHIAAIGSEAGGKLYGLSTLESNLANQKENHSRFIVVAQNPVSVPLQIPAKTTLVMATTQTPGALVDALMVLKENSVNMTKLESRPINGNPWEEMFYLDIEGNLEDGKMQQAIEQLRACTRYCKVLGCYPSEEIRPTAVSAVEALSI, from the coding sequence ATGTCACAAAACACGCCATTAGCCGATTTACGCGATGCTATCAGTGCATTAGATAACGAACTTCTTGCTCTACTAGCCAAACGCCAGGGTTTTACTAACCAGGTTGCACAAACTAAAATTGCACATAACATCCCTGTGCGCGACCCTGTGCGCGAGGAGCAGTTGTTGATCAAGTTAATTCAAGCTGGACAACAACACGGTCTTGACCCGCACTATATAACTAAACTTTTTCATGTCATTATTGAAGACAGTGTATTGAATCAACAAGCGCTGCTATCTGCCAAAGCCAACCCTGAACTGTCTGCACCTTTACAGCGTGTAGCATTTTTGGGAGACAAGGGAAGTTACAGCTATCTCGCTACGCAAAAGTACTTTTCTCGTCGAGCGGGTGAATTACTCGAAATAGGCTGTGATAGCTTTGCAGAAATCATCCAAAAAGTCGAAACCAATCAAGCTGACTATGCTGTTTTGCCAATTGAGAATACCTCATCGGGTAGTATCAATGAAGTATATGACCAACTCCAACACACTCGGTTGCATATAGTGGGTGAATTGACTCACCCTATCCGACACTGCCTATTGATCCCTTGCGCCACCAAACTAAGTGATATCAAAACACTTTATGCTCATCCGCAGGTGTTTGCACAATGTTCACACTTTTTAGCTAATTTGAATGATATTGAGGTGATCCCGGCAGATTCAACTTCCGCGGCGATGCTCAAAGTTGCTGAATTAAACGATCCGCATATTGCCGCAATAGGCAGTGAAGCTGGCGGTAAACTCTACGGGCTAAGTACTTTAGAATCAAATTTAGCCAACCAAAAAGAAAACCACTCTCGCTTCATAGTAGTCGCGCAAAACCCAGTTTCTGTGCCTTTGCAAATTCCTGCTAAAACTACGTTAGTCATGGCAACCACCCAAACGCCTGGCGCTTTGGTTGATGCTTTGATGGTTTTGAAAGAAAACTCCGTCAATATGACTAAATTGGAATCTCGTCCAATCAATGGTAATCCGTGGGAAGAAATGTTTTATTTAGACATCGAGGGGAATTTAGAAGATGGCAAGATGCAACAAGCGATTGAGCAGTTAAGAGCCTGCACTCGTTATTGCAAGGTTTTAGGCTGTTACCCTTCAGAAGAAATACGCCCCACAGCAGTGTCCGCTGTAGAGGCGCTCTCGATTTAA
- the tyrA gene encoding bifunctional chorismate mutase/prephenate dehydrogenase, producing the protein MTDHAQALLDLRNQIDELDSQLVELLAKRAAVTTQVGQIKAKTGMPTYVPEREAELIASRREQANNKGVSPDLVEDLLRRMMRESYLTQNAQYRCATTPGTKIAVLGGRGALGRLFVSLFERSHYEVIVIDKKEWPQAQSLLADVSLCVVSVPINQTQQVIQSLNYLPKNCILADVTSTKAQPLQAMLDVHSGPVVGLHPMFGPDAPGMVKQVVIVCEGRFAEQYQWLIDQMVTWGAQLHYTSSHSHDEAMAYIQVMRHFSTFVYGAHLRAEDPNLQELIALSSPIYRLELAMVGRLFAQDPNLYADIIFDKTDNLSLLQRFHERFGAAIQLFEANDKAGFIKQFSEISTWFGEYAQTCLVDSKQLLLKADDDRMLRK; encoded by the coding sequence ATGACGGATCACGCTCAGGCGTTATTGGATTTACGTAATCAAATTGACGAGTTGGATAGCCAGCTCGTTGAATTGCTTGCTAAACGGGCAGCTGTTACCACGCAAGTTGGACAAATCAAGGCCAAAACTGGGATGCCAACGTATGTTCCGGAACGTGAGGCTGAGTTAATTGCTTCTCGGCGTGAACAAGCTAACAACAAAGGGGTATCACCTGACCTAGTTGAAGACCTTCTCAGGCGAATGATGCGTGAATCTTATCTTACCCAAAACGCTCAGTATCGCTGTGCAACCACTCCAGGCACTAAAATCGCGGTGCTTGGTGGGCGAGGAGCTTTGGGACGGTTATTTGTGAGTTTATTTGAGCGCAGTCACTATGAAGTGATTGTCATTGATAAAAAAGAATGGCCACAAGCACAATCCTTATTAGCTGACGTCTCTTTGTGTGTGGTCTCTGTTCCTATTAATCAAACGCAACAAGTGATCCAAAGCCTCAACTATCTGCCCAAAAACTGTATTTTGGCGGATGTCACAAGTACCAAAGCTCAGCCATTGCAAGCTATGTTGGATGTTCACTCTGGTCCAGTAGTGGGTTTACATCCCATGTTTGGTCCAGATGCGCCCGGTATGGTCAAACAAGTTGTGATTGTTTGTGAAGGTCGATTTGCTGAGCAATATCAATGGTTGATTGACCAGATGGTCACTTGGGGAGCACAACTGCACTATACCTCAAGTCATTCACATGATGAAGCCATGGCCTACATTCAAGTTATGCGTCATTTTAGTACATTTGTCTATGGTGCTCATCTGCGTGCAGAAGATCCAAATTTGCAAGAATTGATCGCATTAAGCTCGCCAATTTACCGCCTTGAGCTTGCTATGGTCGGAAGATTATTCGCTCAAGATCCAAATTTATACGCCGATATCATCTTTGATAAAACTGATAACTTATCCTTATTGCAGCGCTTTCATGAGCGATTTGGTGCAGCGATTCAGTTGTTTGAAGCCAATGATAAAGCTGGATTTATCAAGCAATTTTCTGAAATTAGTACATGGTTTGGTGAATATGCCCAGACCTGCCTAGTGGATAGTAAACAATTGCTACTCAAGGCGGATGACGACAGGATGTTGCGCAAATAA
- a CDS encoding 3-deoxy-7-phosphoheptulonate synthase, whose protein sequence is MPNQVTDNLHIASEHVLITPDQLAQKLPVSDKALAEIKASRKIISDIIHGEDHRLLVVCGPCSIHDIEAAKEYALRLKELHESCKDTLYIVMRVYFEKPRTTTGWKGLINDPNIDDSFDIETGLTKARELLIWLAELELPVATEALDPISPQYLGELFSWAAIGARTSESQTHREMASGLSMPVGFKNGTDGSLDIAINAMKSSASSHNFMGINKKGQVSIIKTAGNPDGHVILRGGKTPNYDSVCVADCEEQLSKAGLSSSLVVDCSHANSAKDYRRQPLVAQNVFNQILEGNHSIIGIMLESHLNAGNQSSNGKSRDELEYGVSITDGCINWDETSKLIQQAREKLITVLPLRQNKRQQAS, encoded by the coding sequence ATGCCAAACCAAGTTACCGATAACTTACATATCGCGTCCGAACACGTTTTAATCACACCTGACCAGTTAGCTCAAAAGTTACCTGTAAGCGATAAGGCTCTTGCTGAAATCAAAGCTTCGCGTAAAATTATTTCAGATATTATTCACGGCGAAGACCACCGCTTATTGGTAGTCTGCGGACCTTGTTCGATTCACGATATCGAAGCGGCTAAAGAATACGCGCTGCGTTTGAAAGAGCTCCATGAATCTTGTAAAGATACGCTTTATATTGTCATGCGAGTTTACTTTGAAAAACCAAGAACGACCACCGGCTGGAAAGGGTTGATTAATGATCCCAATATCGATGACAGTTTTGATATTGAAACTGGATTGACCAAAGCTCGTGAATTATTGATTTGGTTAGCTGAGTTAGAATTACCCGTCGCAACTGAAGCTTTGGATCCAATTTCGCCACAATATTTGGGTGAGTTATTTTCATGGGCAGCAATTGGAGCTCGTACCTCTGAATCACAAACTCACCGTGAGATGGCCTCAGGCCTTTCGATGCCAGTTGGTTTTAAAAATGGCACAGACGGCTCATTAGATATTGCCATCAATGCGATGAAATCATCTGCATCTAGCCATAATTTCATGGGGATCAACAAAAAAGGTCAAGTAAGCATTATTAAGACCGCCGGTAATCCTGATGGTCACGTGATTTTGCGTGGTGGTAAAACACCAAATTACGATTCAGTTTGTGTCGCAGATTGTGAAGAACAACTTAGCAAAGCTGGGCTTTCATCAAGCTTAGTGGTTGATTGTTCTCACGCAAATTCGGCAAAAGATTATAGACGTCAACCACTGGTTGCACAGAACGTATTCAATCAAATTTTAGAAGGTAATCACTCCATCATAGGCATCATGCTCGAATCTCATTTGAATGCTGGAAATCAGAGTTCAAATGGCAAATCACGTGATGAATTAGAATATGGCGTGTCGATCACCGATGGTTGTATTAATTGGGATGAGACATCAAAACTTATCCAACAAGCACGAGAAAAATTGATTACTGTCTTGCCGTTACGTCAAAATAAACGTCAACAAGCGAGCTAA
- a CDS encoding sigma-54 dependent transcriptional regulator, which yields MKEFIIISDDISRRQNLLTIFGFTGENYQAVDYGKALEALQSSRDIEGVVTDATDSALAFDVSKKFPLIPFILVNAAQNDECVVPNIIGELVEPVTYPALTKMIEKSRGFLRSKSQKCRRTNKTTLFRSLIGESPQIQGVRKLIEQVAPTEANVLILGESGTGKEIIARNVHYMSSRRDMPFVPVNCGAIPDELLESELFGHEKGAFTGAIVARKGRFELAEGGTLFLDEIGDMPLQMQVKLLRVLQERSFERVGGNKTIKCDVRIVTATHRNLDKMIDEERFREDLYYRLNVFPIDSPALRHRQKDIPLLLQEFTSRLRESGNESVKFTQAALQSLCEYQWPGNVRELSNLVERLTILYPNKVIDVFDLPVKYQCGEIPTTQSEITEAALPLEGVNLKEYLSELEINLIKQALEQQGWVIARAAVQLGMRRTTLVEKMRKYNISR from the coding sequence ATGAAAGAGTTCATCATCATCAGTGATGACATCAGTCGTCGCCAAAATTTACTCACTATCTTTGGTTTCACTGGTGAAAACTACCAAGCCGTAGACTATGGAAAAGCGCTTGAAGCACTCCAAAGCAGTCGTGATATTGAGGGGGTTGTCACTGACGCCACCGACAGTGCACTCGCGTTTGACGTTTCAAAGAAATTCCCACTTATCCCTTTTATTTTGGTGAACGCTGCCCAAAATGACGAATGTGTCGTCCCCAATATTATTGGGGAGCTCGTTGAGCCCGTCACCTATCCAGCGCTGACTAAGATGATTGAAAAAAGCCGAGGTTTTTTACGGAGCAAATCCCAAAAATGTCGGCGCACTAACAAAACGACTTTATTTCGTTCCCTTATTGGCGAAAGCCCGCAGATTCAAGGTGTTCGCAAGTTGATTGAGCAAGTGGCCCCGACCGAGGCCAATGTATTGATTCTAGGAGAGTCAGGTACCGGCAAAGAGATCATTGCGCGCAATGTACATTATATGTCCTCCCGTCGTGATATGCCTTTTGTACCAGTCAACTGTGGTGCGATTCCTGATGAATTATTAGAAAGTGAGTTATTCGGTCATGAAAAAGGCGCTTTCACAGGTGCTATTGTGGCTCGTAAAGGGCGCTTTGAGCTCGCTGAAGGTGGTACATTGTTTCTGGATGAAATTGGTGATATGCCATTGCAGATGCAAGTCAAGTTATTGCGTGTATTACAAGAGCGAAGCTTTGAGCGAGTTGGCGGTAATAAAACCATCAAGTGTGATGTACGTATCGTTACAGCGACTCACCGTAACTTAGATAAGATGATTGATGAGGAACGCTTTCGCGAAGATTTGTATTATCGTTTGAATGTTTTCCCTATCGATAGCCCTGCATTGCGTCATCGACAAAAAGATATCCCTCTTTTATTACAAGAGTTTACTTCTCGTTTGCGAGAGAGTGGGAATGAAAGCGTCAAATTTACTCAAGCCGCCTTGCAGTCCTTATGCGAGTATCAATGGCCAGGTAATGTCAGAGAACTTTCTAATTTAGTTGAACGTTTGACGATTTTGTATCCAAATAAGGTTATTGATGTATTCGATTTACCAGTAAAATATCAATGCGGTGAAATCCCAACGACTCAGTCAGAAATCACAGAAGCAGCCTTGCCTCTTGAAGGCGTTAATCTAAAAGAATACCTATCTGAATTAGAGATCAATTTGATCAAACAAGCCCTTGAACAACAAGGTTGGGTTATTGCACGGGCTGCCGTTCAGTTGGGCATGCGTCGAACAACATTGGTTGAAAAGATGCGCAAATACAATATTTCTCGATAA
- the smrA gene encoding DNA endonuclease SmrA — protein sequence MDKQDDFNLFLAEVGDVKPLKQDDLVQTKSDATDTLAKSLKREALLKETQADKYHLSLECHHWLDPYDPVSYRQDGIQDGVFKNLRMGKYAIENKLNLTQLRVEEARTYLVEHIEKSFKRGMRVILLQHGMGLKSTPKPGKLKSFINMWLPCMPQVIAFHSAHQSHGGLSACYVLLKKNPEQKLINRERHQKRY from the coding sequence ATGGATAAACAAGATGACTTTAACTTGTTTTTGGCCGAGGTTGGTGATGTTAAACCTCTAAAGCAAGATGATCTCGTTCAAACAAAATCGGATGCTACTGACACGCTCGCCAAATCACTTAAACGTGAGGCCCTTCTCAAAGAGACACAAGCCGACAAATACCATCTCTCACTGGAGTGCCATCATTGGCTTGACCCATATGATCCTGTTAGTTACCGGCAAGATGGGATCCAAGATGGTGTATTCAAAAACTTAAGAATGGGTAAATACGCTATTGAGAACAAATTAAATCTGACTCAGTTACGCGTTGAAGAAGCACGAACATATCTCGTTGAACACATTGAAAAGTCTTTTAAACGTGGGATGAGAGTGATTTTACTGCAGCATGGGATGGGGCTTAAAAGCACACCAAAACCTGGTAAACTAAAAAGTTTCATAAATATGTGGTTACCATGTATGCCACAAGTGATCGCTTTTCATTCTGCACACCAAAGTCATGGTGGATTATCAGCTTGTTATGTTTTGCTCAAAAAGAACCCGGAACAAAAACTCATTAACCGTGAAAGGCATCAAAAAAGATATTAA
- the purL gene encoding phosphoribosylformylglycinamidine synthase, whose translation MLILPGSPSLTDFARQKLLAQCHSQGIPLLDIQAQFVHFVDLSQEISDTQHAVLHKLLTYGPKRQSISTLAHSFVVVPRLGTISPWASKATDIAHNCGLSQIRRIERGNQFYFSTSTPLSEQQQEKIIQLCYDRMTQTVLAEPSDAHQLFVSRQPDTFTSVDILNGGRDALAEANKHFGLALAEDEIDYLVDNFTRLGRNPNDIELYMFAQANSEHCRHKIFNADWTIDGVEQPKSLFKMIKNTFEVTPDFVHSAYKDNAAVMEGNFAGRFFPSPINHQYEYHSEAIDILMKVETHNHPTAIAPYAGAATGSGGEIRDEGATGVGSKPKAGLVGFSVSNLRIPGFEQPWEIAYGKPSRIVSALDIMLEGPLGGAAFNNEFGRPNLLGYFRTYEQLVTSFNGTEVRGYHKPIMLAGGLGNIRKEHTQKGEITVGAQLIVLGGPAMNIGLGGGAASSMASGESNEDLDFASVQRENPEMERRCQEVIDACWQLGKDNPIQFIHDVGAGGLSNALPELVSDGGRGGRFELRAVPNDEPSMAPLEIWCNESQERYVLSVSPEDLPRFAAICERERAPFAVVGEATLEEHLLLNDEAFANQPIDMPLDVLLGKPPKMHRDVKSEKVAGVTFDTSKLVVTEALERVLRLPTVAEKTFLITIGDRSVTGSVVRDQMVGPWQVPVADVAVTAAAFDTYFGEAMAMGERTPVALLNHGASARLAVAEALTNLSASYIGDIKRVKLSANWMAAAGHPGEDAGLYEAVKAVGEELCPALEIAIPVGKDSMSMKTQWQDDGEDKAVTAPLSLVITAFGAVMDVRKTVTPELSTDSDNVLLYVDLSRGQHRLGGSCLAQVYGELGDVVPDVDDPQDLRHFFDAIQTLHAGDLLQAYHDVSDGGVITTLLEMAFAGHCGINIQLDKLPKIDSSNALNALFAEELGAVIQVRKGQLKLVEQVFEQYALSDALTEIGQAISGDEINITLENNAVFVDSRMRLRMIWAETTHQMQRLRDNPVCADEEHNSKQQQDDPGLNAVLTYDIDEDISAPFIATGARPKVAILREQGVNSHHEMAAAFDRAGFTAIDVHMSDILSGRKTLDGFAGMAVCGGFSYGDVLGAGEGWAKSALYNEVAKAQFSQFFARENTFTLGVCNGCQMLSNLHSIIPGTEHWPHFVQNLSARFEARVAMVEVQESASILLAGMAGSRMPIAVSHGEGHAEFASREALQAVESQQQVALRFVDNHGQVTQTYPANPNGSVNGITGLTSVDGRVTIMMPHPERVFRAVTNSWRDASWNEDGPWMRMFRNARRFVG comes from the coding sequence ATGCTTATCCTTCCTGGCAGCCCTTCTCTAACTGATTTTGCTCGTCAAAAACTTCTGGCTCAATGTCACTCGCAAGGCATACCTTTGCTTGATATACAAGCGCAGTTTGTCCATTTTGTCGATTTATCGCAAGAGATTTCTGATACGCAACATGCGGTGTTACACAAACTCCTAACGTATGGTCCGAAACGTCAGTCCATAAGCACGCTTGCGCACAGTTTTGTGGTAGTACCTCGCCTTGGAACGATCTCTCCTTGGGCATCGAAAGCGACTGACATCGCGCATAATTGTGGACTGTCTCAAATTCGCCGAATAGAACGTGGGAATCAGTTCTATTTTTCCACTAGCACTCCTTTATCTGAGCAACAGCAAGAAAAGATTATTCAACTTTGCTACGACCGTATGACTCAAACCGTTTTAGCTGAACCATCTGATGCACACCAACTGTTTGTTTCAAGACAGCCTGACACATTTACCTCAGTTGATATTCTCAATGGAGGGCGAGATGCTTTAGCTGAGGCAAATAAGCACTTCGGTTTAGCCTTAGCTGAAGACGAAATCGATTATTTGGTGGATAATTTTACTCGACTAGGCCGCAATCCAAACGATATCGAACTCTATATGTTCGCTCAAGCGAACTCTGAACATTGTCGTCATAAGATATTTAACGCCGATTGGACCATTGACGGTGTTGAGCAACCCAAATCACTGTTCAAAATGATCAAGAACACGTTCGAAGTTACCCCTGATTTCGTACATTCAGCTTACAAAGATAACGCTGCGGTAATGGAAGGCAACTTTGCTGGACGTTTTTTCCCATCCCCCATCAATCATCAATATGAATATCACAGTGAAGCGATTGATATTTTGATGAAAGTCGAAACGCATAACCATCCTACGGCAATTGCCCCATATGCGGGTGCAGCGACTGGCTCAGGCGGTGAAATCCGAGACGAAGGCGCGACTGGGGTAGGCTCGAAACCCAAGGCCGGCTTGGTTGGCTTTTCGGTATCGAATTTGCGCATACCTGGTTTTGAGCAACCTTGGGAGATTGCGTATGGCAAACCTTCGAGAATTGTCTCAGCATTAGACATTATGCTAGAGGGGCCGCTTGGTGGTGCAGCATTTAACAACGAGTTTGGGCGTCCAAATCTGCTTGGTTATTTTAGAACCTATGAGCAACTTGTCACAAGTTTTAACGGTACTGAGGTGCGTGGCTATCACAAGCCCATTATGTTAGCTGGTGGTTTAGGTAATATTCGCAAAGAACACACGCAAAAAGGCGAAATCACGGTAGGTGCGCAACTCATTGTATTAGGTGGTCCAGCCATGAATATTGGTCTAGGAGGGGGCGCTGCATCCTCTATGGCGTCTGGCGAATCCAATGAAGATCTAGATTTTGCTTCGGTACAAAGAGAGAATCCTGAAATGGAACGTCGTTGTCAGGAAGTCATTGATGCGTGCTGGCAATTAGGTAAAGACAACCCAATTCAATTTATCCACGATGTAGGTGCAGGTGGTCTATCCAATGCTCTGCCTGAATTAGTCAGTGATGGTGGCCGAGGCGGGCGCTTTGAACTCAGAGCGGTACCCAATGATGAGCCTAGTATGGCGCCACTTGAGATCTGGTGTAACGAATCTCAAGAGCGTTATGTGCTATCGGTTTCCCCTGAGGATTTACCTCGTTTTGCCGCGATTTGTGAGCGTGAACGCGCGCCATTTGCAGTTGTGGGCGAAGCAACCTTAGAAGAGCATTTGTTGCTCAATGATGAGGCATTTGCGAATCAGCCTATCGACATGCCATTAGATGTCTTGTTAGGCAAACCGCCCAAAATGCACCGTGATGTGAAATCTGAAAAAGTCGCAGGTGTGACATTTGACACGTCAAAATTAGTGGTGACGGAAGCCTTAGAACGCGTGCTAAGGTTACCAACGGTTGCTGAAAAGACCTTCTTAATTACCATAGGAGACCGCTCGGTAACTGGCTCAGTTGTTCGTGACCAGATGGTGGGACCTTGGCAAGTACCAGTGGCTGATGTTGCGGTCACTGCTGCTGCGTTTGATACGTATTTTGGCGAGGCAATGGCAATGGGTGAACGTACACCTGTAGCGTTACTCAATCACGGTGCCTCAGCGAGACTTGCGGTTGCCGAAGCACTGACGAATTTAAGCGCCTCTTATATCGGTGATATCAAACGTGTCAAACTTTCGGCAAACTGGATGGCCGCAGCGGGTCACCCCGGTGAAGATGCCGGCTTGTACGAAGCAGTCAAAGCTGTGGGTGAAGAATTATGCCCGGCCTTAGAAATTGCAATCCCAGTGGGTAAAGACTCTATGTCGATGAAAACTCAGTGGCAAGATGATGGCGAAGATAAGGCGGTTACGGCACCATTATCACTGGTGATTACAGCGTTTGGGGCGGTCATGGATGTACGCAAAACAGTGACTCCAGAACTATCGACTGATAGCGATAACGTGTTGCTTTATGTGGATTTAAGTCGTGGTCAACATCGTCTTGGCGGTTCGTGTTTAGCACAAGTTTATGGTGAGCTCGGTGATGTGGTACCGGATGTAGATGATCCCCAGGATCTAAGACATTTCTTTGATGCGATTCAAACCTTGCATGCTGGAGATTTGTTACAAGCTTATCACGATGTGTCCGATGGCGGTGTGATAACCACCTTACTTGAAATGGCTTTTGCAGGTCATTGTGGTATCAATATCCAGCTCGATAAGTTGCCTAAAATTGATTCTAGCAATGCCTTAAATGCTTTATTCGCGGAAGAGTTAGGTGCGGTCATTCAGGTCAGAAAAGGGCAGTTAAAATTAGTTGAGCAGGTATTTGAACAATATGCATTGAGCGACGCATTGACCGAAATCGGACAAGCAATATCTGGCGACGAGATCAATATTACTTTAGAAAACAATGCAGTATTTGTCGATTCGCGAATGCGCCTCCGTATGATATGGGCTGAAACAACCCACCAAATGCAGCGTTTACGCGATAATCCAGTATGTGCAGATGAAGAGCATAACAGTAAACAACAGCAAGATGATCCTGGTCTAAACGCCGTCTTAACTTATGATATTGACGAAGATATCAGTGCGCCATTTATTGCTACAGGGGCTCGTCCTAAAGTCGCCATTTTACGTGAACAAGGTGTCAATTCCCATCATGAAATGGCTGCGGCATTTGACCGTGCAGGTTTCACTGCAATTGATGTTCATATGTCAGATATTTTATCTGGACGCAAAACGCTAGACGGTTTTGCTGGCATGGCTGTTTGTGGTGGTTTCTCATATGGCGATGTATTGGGTGCTGGTGAAGGCTGGGCTAAATCAGCATTGTACAATGAAGTGGCAAAGGCGCAATTTAGTCAATTTTTTGCGCGAGAAAATACCTTTACCTTAGGGGTATGTAACGGATGTCAGATGCTTTCTAACCTGCATAGTATTATTCCGGGTACGGAACATTGGCCTCATTTTGTGCAAAACCTATCTGCGCGTTTTGAAGCTCGTGTCGCGATGGTCGAAGTGCAAGAAAGTGCATCTATTTTGCTTGCTGGCATGGCTGGTTCACGTATGCCAATTGCCGTATCACATGGTGAAGGTCATGCTGAATTCGCCTCTAGAGAAGCCTTGCAAGCTGTTGAGTCACAACAACAAGTTGCTTTGCGTTTTGTAGACAATCACGGTCAGGTTACGCAAACGTATCCTGCTAATCCAAATGGCTCAGTCAATGGCATCACTGGCTTAACCTCGGTTGATGGTCGTGTGACTATCATGATGCCACATCCAGAGCGAGTATTCAGAGCAGTTACCAACTCATGGAGAGATGCTAGCTGGAATGAAGATGGCCCATGGATGCGTATGTTCAGAAACGCACGACGCTTTGTTGGTTAG